The Lujinxingia sediminis genome contains a region encoding:
- a CDS encoding ribose-phosphate pyrophosphokinase, translating into MNALIVAAPSDRPLAEQVAAHLNGELARVEVRAFPDEETYVRIDSEVADRHVVIVANLVRPNARVLPALFLAETARELSPASVGLATPYLPYMRQDARFEPGEGLTSQYFGALISRSFDWLVTIDPHLHRYQSLDECYAIPSKVAESAAPIARWIAENVERPLVVGPDEESFQWVSAVAQRAGLPSVIMDKIRHGDREVKVTGAGLPPWTDQTPVILDDIISTGRTMVETVRLLREAGLKPPVCVGVHALFVGDAYQILRGAGVDRVVTCNTVSHLSNAIDVIGELARGIESFVSG; encoded by the coding sequence ATGAATGCCCTGATTGTTGCAGCGCCTTCCGATCGCCCCCTGGCCGAACAGGTCGCCGCGCACCTGAACGGGGAGCTGGCCCGCGTGGAGGTTCGCGCGTTTCCCGATGAGGAAACCTATGTGCGTATCGACTCGGAGGTCGCCGACCGCCACGTGGTGATTGTGGCCAACCTGGTGCGCCCCAACGCGCGCGTCCTCCCGGCGCTCTTTTTAGCCGAGACCGCCCGCGAGCTCTCGCCAGCTTCGGTTGGCCTGGCCACGCCCTACCTTCCCTATATGCGGCAGGACGCGCGTTTTGAGCCCGGTGAGGGCTTGACCAGTCAATACTTCGGGGCGCTGATCTCGCGCAGCTTTGACTGGCTGGTGACCATCGACCCGCACCTGCACCGCTATCAGAGTCTGGACGAATGCTACGCGATCCCCAGCAAGGTCGCCGAGAGCGCCGCTCCGATTGCACGTTGGATCGCCGAGAATGTGGAGCGACCGCTGGTGGTGGGGCCCGATGAAGAGAGCTTTCAGTGGGTCAGCGCGGTGGCGCAGCGCGCCGGGTTGCCTTCGGTGATCATGGATAAGATCCGCCACGGCGACCGCGAGGTGAAGGTTACCGGCGCGGGCCTTCCGCCCTGGACCGACCAGACACCGGTGATTCTCGACGACATCATCTCGACCGGACGCACCATGGTCGAGACGGTGCGCCTTTTGCGTGAGGCGGGCCTCAAACCTCCGGTTTGCGTGGGCGTTCACGCGCTCTTTGTGGGGGATGCCTACCAGATCCTGCGCGGTGCCGGCGTCGATCGGGTGGTCACATGCAACACCGTCAGCCACCTCTCCAATGCGATCGATGTGATCGGGGAGCTGGCCCGGGGGATTGAGTCGTTCGTCTCAGGCTGA
- a CDS encoding enoyl-CoA hydratase/isomerase family protein — protein sequence MAKAQNDVKIEVGQVARLTICRQARRNALSAGVIEGLIDGLKMLGDNTEVRAIVLTGEGERAFCAGGDLGDQLPEEGMLGMHRVRGQFAELILSMRRSPKPLIARVNGHALGGGFGLVLACDLAVAADHASFGTPEVKVGLFPMMISALIQRSISQKHAMELMLTGDRIDAARALEVGVVNQVVAAAELDDAVGALAERVAAHSPAVVGLGRQAYYATEDMSLEQALRMLHSQLTINTLAEDAAEGISAFLEKRDPQWKGQ from the coding sequence ATGGCCAAAGCGCAGAACGATGTGAAGATCGAGGTCGGGCAGGTCGCGCGCCTGACGATCTGCCGACAGGCCCGGCGCAACGCGCTGAGCGCCGGGGTGATCGAGGGGCTCATCGACGGGTTGAAGATGCTCGGAGACAACACCGAGGTGCGCGCAATTGTGCTTACCGGAGAGGGGGAGCGTGCGTTTTGCGCCGGCGGTGACCTGGGCGACCAGCTCCCGGAAGAAGGCATGCTGGGGATGCACCGGGTGCGGGGGCAATTCGCCGAGCTGATTCTGTCGATGCGACGCTCGCCAAAGCCACTGATTGCCAGGGTCAACGGGCATGCGTTGGGAGGCGGGTTCGGGCTTGTGCTGGCCTGCGATCTGGCGGTGGCCGCCGATCATGCGAGCTTCGGCACGCCGGAGGTCAAGGTGGGGCTCTTTCCGATGATGATCTCGGCGCTGATTCAGCGCTCGATCTCGCAGAAGCACGCCATGGAGTTGATGCTCACCGGCGATCGCATCGATGCTGCGCGGGCGTTGGAGGTGGGGGTGGTCAATCAGGTGGTCGCTGCCGCCGAACTGGACGATGCCGTCGGTGCTCTGGCGGAGCGCGTGGCGGCGCACTCCCCGGCGGTGGTGGGGTTGGGGAGGCAGGCTTACTACGCCACCGAAGATATGAGTTTGGAGCAGGCGCTGCGCATGCTGCACAGCCAGCTGACCATCAACACTCTGGCTGAGGACGCGGCGGAAGGAATCAGCGCGTTTCTGGAGAAGCGCGACCCGCAGTGGAAGGGGCAATAA
- the prmA gene encoding 50S ribosomal protein L11 methyltransferase — protein sequence MDDTAWIRAEMLVPIAQTDSHVLWELGALGVEVQDRDTFMEDAPFAPLPDGMNRLIAFFDQGEEAVEALAQTIVNRLTGAQIVAIAPYNDRSWETAWMRFFRPVRLSRRVVAGPPWEELETPDDGMTITIEPGMAFGTGTHETTQLCAAMLDELLDARTAPTVLDVGCGSAILAMLASGLGADHVVGVDVDATAVEVAKDNLRANGFSEEHIALSTTPLARVEGDFDVVVANILAHILLGLRDDLLSHVAPGGDLLLSGIPDFEKDRLTEAFTEPGFTLIEHRQRGEWVALHLRREG from the coding sequence ATGGACGACACCGCCTGGATCCGCGCCGAGATGCTGGTCCCCATCGCCCAGACCGATTCCCATGTGCTCTGGGAGCTTGGCGCCCTGGGCGTCGAAGTCCAGGACCGCGACACCTTCATGGAAGACGCGCCCTTCGCGCCCCTTCCCGACGGAATGAACCGCCTCATCGCCTTCTTCGACCAGGGTGAAGAGGCCGTCGAGGCGCTGGCTCAGACGATCGTTAACCGCCTTACTGGCGCGCAGATCGTGGCCATCGCCCCCTACAACGACCGAAGCTGGGAGACGGCCTGGATGCGTTTCTTTCGCCCGGTACGCCTCTCGCGCCGCGTGGTCGCCGGCCCACCCTGGGAAGAGCTTGAGACGCCTGACGACGGCATGACCATCACCATTGAGCCGGGCATGGCCTTTGGTACCGGCACCCACGAGACCACCCAGCTCTGCGCGGCGATGCTCGATGAGCTCCTCGACGCCCGCACCGCCCCAACTGTGCTCGATGTGGGCTGTGGCTCGGCGATCCTCGCGATGTTGGCCAGCGGCCTGGGTGCCGACCACGTGGTCGGCGTCGATGTGGACGCCACCGCCGTCGAGGTCGCAAAGGACAACCTGCGGGCCAACGGGTTTAGCGAAGAACACATCGCCCTCTCGACCACCCCGCTGGCCCGGGTCGAAGGCGACTTCGATGTGGTCGTGGCCAACATCCTCGCGCACATTCTGCTGGGGCTGCGCGACGACCTCTTGAGCCACGTCGCCCCCGGCGGCGACCTGCTGCTCAGCGGCATCCCGGACTTTGAGAAAGACCGACTCACCGAGGCGTTCACCGAGCCGGGCTTCACGCTCATCGAGCATCGCCAGCGCGGCGAGTGGGTCGCGCTGCATCTGCGCCGGGAGGGGTGA
- the dapA gene encoding 4-hydroxy-tetrahydrodipicolinate synthase produces the protein MANAPLLSGALTALITPFSDTGEVDFDALRALVDRQIEGGINGLVPCGTTGEAATMSDDECSQVIKAVVEHVDGRVPVVAGTGSNCTASTIAFTRRIAEENPGKIAAALVVTPYYNKPGQADMIRHFEAVANEGGLPVLLYNVPGRTGVSMSADTIVTLSNHANIIGVKEASADLVLDTEIAARVAPDFALLSGDDFTTFPLMTIGGHGCISVVSNLSPETMSTLCKAAAAGNFEEALTLHRKIQPLARILFERSNPIPVKAAAAALGWCSPAMRGPLYAPDEAFVTRLRQALNDFGLA, from the coding sequence ATGGCCAACGCACCTCTGCTCTCCGGCGCCCTGACCGCCCTTATCACGCCATTTAGCGACACTGGCGAGGTTGATTTCGACGCGCTGCGCGCCCTGGTCGACCGCCAGATCGAAGGTGGCATCAACGGCCTTGTCCCCTGCGGCACCACAGGTGAGGCCGCCACGATGAGCGACGATGAGTGCAGCCAGGTCATCAAGGCCGTGGTGGAGCACGTCGATGGTCGCGTCCCGGTCGTTGCTGGCACCGGCTCCAACTGCACCGCCTCGACCATCGCCTTTACGCGCCGCATCGCCGAGGAGAACCCGGGCAAGATCGCCGCCGCCCTGGTCGTGACGCCCTACTACAACAAGCCGGGTCAGGCCGATATGATCCGCCACTTTGAGGCGGTTGCCAACGAGGGCGGCCTGCCCGTGCTTCTCTACAATGTGCCCGGTCGTACCGGCGTCTCGATGAGCGCCGATACCATCGTCACGCTCTCCAACCACGCCAACATCATCGGCGTCAAAGAGGCCAGCGCCGACCTTGTGCTGGACACCGAAATCGCTGCGCGCGTTGCGCCGGACTTCGCGCTCCTCTCGGGCGATGACTTTACGACCTTCCCCCTGATGACCATCGGTGGCCACGGCTGCATCTCGGTCGTCTCCAACTTGAGCCCTGAGACGATGAGCACGCTCTGCAAAGCTGCCGCCGCGGGCAACTTTGAAGAAGCGCTCACGCTGCACCGTAAGATCCAGCCCCTGGCGCGCATCCTCTTTGAGCGCAGCAACCCCATCCCTGTCAAAGCCGCTGCGGCCGCACTCGGGTGGTGTTCACCTGCCATGCGCGGCCCGCTCTATGCGCCCGATGAGGCGTTTGTGACCCGACTTCGTCAGGCCCTCAACGACTTCGGATTGGCATGA
- the dapB gene encoding 4-hydroxy-tetrahydrodipicolinate reductase, protein MSAHAIEIAIVGAAGRMGTQLLQEAASLDTLKISAAIVAPQSAHIGQALGPEGIIATDDLDAIATVDVVIDFSSPDACARVAELAAGAGVAMVSGTTGLNAEQHRALDQAARSIPLLLAANFSVGVNLLEHLVELASRGFGEDADIEIFEAHHRRKVDAPSGTALMLGRAAARGRDWNLEDVATWAREGHTGPRDNDEIGFQVLRGADIVGEHTVYLCAAGERLELTHRATDRAIFARGALRAARWLAGKPAGRYQMRDLLFGDA, encoded by the coding sequence ATGAGCGCGCACGCCATTGAGATCGCCATCGTCGGGGCTGCCGGGCGCATGGGCACGCAACTTCTTCAGGAAGCAGCGAGCCTTGATACGCTGAAGATCAGCGCAGCGATTGTCGCGCCGCAGAGCGCGCATATCGGCCAGGCGCTGGGGCCAGAGGGGATCATCGCCACCGACGACCTCGACGCCATCGCGACGGTGGACGTGGTCATCGACTTCTCATCACCAGACGCCTGCGCCCGGGTGGCCGAACTCGCCGCGGGTGCCGGCGTGGCGATGGTCAGCGGCACCACGGGTTTGAACGCCGAGCAGCATCGGGCGCTCGACCAGGCCGCTCGCTCCATTCCCCTGCTCCTGGCGGCGAACTTCTCAGTCGGAGTCAACCTGCTGGAGCATCTCGTTGAGCTTGCCAGCCGCGGCTTCGGCGAGGATGCCGACATCGAGATCTTTGAGGCCCACCACCGCCGCAAGGTCGACGCCCCCTCGGGCACAGCGTTGATGCTGGGACGAGCTGCAGCCCGCGGCCGCGACTGGAACTTAGAAGACGTCGCCACCTGGGCGCGCGAGGGGCACACCGGCCCTCGTGATAACGATGAGATCGGTTTTCAGGTGCTGCGCGGCGCCGACATCGTAGGTGAACACACCGTCTACCTGTGTGCCGCTGGCGAACGGCTGGAACTCACCCATCGCGCCACCGACCGCGCGATCTTCGCGCGCGGCGCGCTTCGCGCCGCGCGCTGGCTTGCCGGAAAACCCGCCGGGCGCTACCAGATGCGGGATCTTCTCTTCGGCGACGCTTAA
- a CDS encoding PD40 domain-containing protein has translation MNDATIRRLLPSALLFAAGLVLTLGALPPAAEAQIYVVPRRPNQSNVRYFDFEWYHVDILVGPEADTSDADRIDSPRGPHDGPLQLGPSATDEAPELGVERSGLDAAPRSTLASDDGPLTPADDFPDPATDTATEPPEVELPAEREAREKRKNTPSPEFPASTLDERSGGVRLYFYEREREVAQRAAAYIERSYRRLARDFNYVPTRTLPYILYNSYQEFLQTNIFPLQEGVLGVTSRRGDLKLVLPYFGDHRLFEHVSSHEMVHQFTIQKAQDVAKNAGVSGDPLDRMPLWYIEGIAEFYSLEGLDPETEMIARDLLLNPDPERGYVMLDFFEDRPYSGLWTYKIGQTRVAFLEETYGEGTLQEILEASHKLLGGRNTEVEPISFRGLLAEVTGDDARTISARFESWLKERSYTSFLNSGQDAPDLSIYTETEGVMQTMTTSPDGFLMLYRAIATDTGQVRLYLNDVRDPEQHIRVAADGTPGVESLHPVGPRTFDVRDDTLVFVARANGRDVLYIQELETTVERTQNAEGESTGWKVDLGLGKRRGFELGREGLLAAESPSFSPDGRRVAFIGLDEDGQKDLYLFEPLDGDDFTLRRLTDDLYAERGVSWGPSGIVYTGDGTEHRYYNLFEIAPTPGAHPRRLTREARDHIAPRALADGRIFFTAYDAGRANLYQVAEAGLTRRTDIVTGLFDLAPGPGNTLWAVFYHRGQRRPARIQEKRLLDVSLLASENPSETSEAPAIPSRPIEGAERYSAASFKNWELANVFGLLGASSSGLYGQLMLLTNDRLRNHAIFVNVLAFGDLNNTLADLTYLNQERRLIWGAGIFQDVRYRVEDTLPDTPRFLSGERFYGGRATLRFPINRFAFVQGELAVGGVSYFLTEGSQNLLLNEDLATPDVGRLERWAGRYEGPRFQTSPSLSLGYNTIRYHPGTGPLSGGSILAETTLDVQPFRDEVHGSVRVDAERYFPIYGRINLSLRAAAGTTYGGQLARQFYLSSFDTLRGVEFGDIDYLLGSTFGFVKTELRFPLNFLLRVPLLDIEGLVGADFGGTGQNLEDLWQWRAFSPVAGLNFGLGPLVFRLHFAKPINIGAPRLPRDGQWITNFSLGWRYW, from the coding sequence ATGAATGACGCGACAATCCGGCGACTGCTGCCCTCCGCGCTCCTCTTTGCGGCCGGTCTTGTACTCACGCTGGGCGCTCTGCCGCCGGCGGCCGAAGCGCAGATCTACGTGGTGCCGCGACGCCCCAACCAGTCCAACGTGCGCTACTTTGATTTCGAGTGGTACCACGTCGACATCTTAGTGGGACCGGAAGCCGATACCTCCGATGCCGACCGCATCGACTCCCCACGCGGCCCCCACGACGGCCCACTTCAGCTGGGCCCATCGGCCACCGATGAGGCCCCGGAGCTCGGTGTTGAACGCTCCGGACTCGACGCTGCTCCCCGCTCAACGCTGGCCAGTGATGACGGTCCGCTGACGCCCGCCGACGACTTCCCAGATCCGGCCACGGACACCGCCACAGAGCCTCCCGAAGTCGAGCTTCCGGCCGAGAGAGAAGCCCGAGAGAAGCGCAAGAACACGCCGTCTCCGGAGTTTCCCGCCTCCACCCTCGATGAGCGTTCCGGGGGGGTTCGCCTCTATTTCTACGAACGTGAGCGCGAGGTAGCCCAACGCGCCGCCGCCTACATTGAGCGCAGCTACCGCCGGCTTGCCCGCGACTTCAACTACGTGCCCACGCGCACGCTTCCCTACATCCTCTACAACTCCTATCAGGAGTTTTTGCAAACCAACATTTTCCCCCTTCAGGAAGGCGTGCTCGGGGTGACCAGCCGCCGAGGCGACCTCAAGCTCGTGCTCCCCTACTTCGGTGACCACCGCCTCTTCGAGCACGTCTCCTCCCACGAGATGGTCCACCAGTTCACCATCCAGAAAGCCCAGGATGTGGCAAAAAACGCAGGCGTCAGCGGCGATCCCCTCGACCGCATGCCCCTGTGGTACATCGAAGGAATCGCCGAGTTCTACTCGCTTGAAGGGCTTGACCCGGAGACCGAGATGATCGCCAGGGATCTTCTGCTTAACCCCGATCCCGAGCGCGGCTACGTGATGCTCGACTTCTTCGAAGACCGCCCCTACAGCGGTCTGTGGACCTATAAAATCGGTCAGACCCGCGTGGCATTTCTGGAAGAGACCTATGGCGAGGGCACCCTCCAGGAGATTCTGGAGGCCTCCCACAAACTTCTGGGCGGACGCAACACCGAGGTGGAGCCTATCTCCTTTCGCGGACTCCTGGCCGAGGTCACCGGCGACGACGCACGCACCATCTCCGCGCGTTTTGAGAGCTGGCTCAAAGAGCGCTCTTACACAAGCTTCTTGAACAGCGGTCAGGACGCCCCCGACCTGAGCATCTACACCGAAACCGAAGGGGTCATGCAGACGATGACCACCTCACCCGACGGCTTTTTGATGCTCTACCGCGCCATCGCCACCGATACCGGTCAGGTGCGCCTGTATCTCAACGATGTACGCGACCCCGAGCAGCATATTCGGGTGGCCGCCGACGGCACCCCGGGCGTGGAGTCACTCCACCCGGTCGGGCCGCGCACCTTTGATGTACGTGACGACACCCTGGTCTTCGTGGCCCGCGCCAACGGCCGCGACGTCCTCTACATCCAGGAGCTCGAGACGACGGTCGAGCGTACGCAAAACGCCGAGGGCGAAAGCACCGGCTGGAAGGTGGACCTGGGCCTGGGCAAACGCCGAGGCTTCGAGCTGGGTCGCGAAGGGCTACTCGCTGCCGAATCCCCCTCCTTCTCCCCCGACGGCCGGAGAGTGGCGTTCATCGGACTCGATGAAGACGGCCAGAAAGACCTCTACCTCTTTGAACCTCTCGATGGTGACGACTTTACGCTGCGCCGTCTCACCGACGATCTCTACGCCGAGCGCGGCGTAAGCTGGGGCCCCTCCGGCATCGTTTACACCGGCGATGGTACCGAACATCGCTACTACAACCTCTTTGAGATCGCTCCCACCCCCGGTGCCCACCCCCGACGCCTGACCCGAGAGGCCCGCGACCACATCGCCCCGCGCGCATTGGCCGACGGTCGCATCTTCTTTACCGCCTATGACGCTGGCCGCGCCAACCTCTACCAGGTCGCCGAAGCGGGCCTGACTCGCCGCACCGACATTGTCACCGGCCTCTTCGATCTGGCTCCCGGCCCCGGAAACACCCTGTGGGCAGTCTTTTACCATCGGGGCCAGCGCCGCCCTGCGCGCATCCAGGAGAAGCGCCTGCTCGACGTCAGCCTCCTCGCGTCAGAAAACCCCTCGGAGACTTCCGAAGCCCCTGCCATCCCCAGCCGCCCCATCGAAGGCGCGGAGCGCTACAGCGCAGCGAGCTTCAAAAACTGGGAGCTCGCCAACGTGTTTGGCCTTCTCGGCGCCAGCAGCTCGGGGCTCTATGGTCAGTTGATGCTTCTGACCAACGACCGACTTCGTAACCATGCGATCTTCGTCAACGTGCTGGCCTTTGGCGATCTCAACAACACCCTGGCGGATCTGACCTACCTCAACCAGGAGCGCCGCCTGATCTGGGGAGCGGGTATCTTCCAGGACGTGCGTTACCGCGTCGAAGACACCCTGCCCGACACCCCGCGCTTTCTCTCCGGGGAGCGCTTCTACGGAGGGCGAGCGACGCTGCGTTTCCCGATCAACCGCTTCGCCTTTGTGCAGGGCGAGTTAGCCGTGGGCGGCGTCTCCTACTTTTTGACCGAGGGCTCCCAGAACCTGCTGCTCAACGAAGATCTGGCCACACCTGACGTCGGCCGTCTGGAGCGCTGGGCCGGTCGCTACGAAGGGCCGCGTTTTCAAACCTCGCCATCGCTGAGCCTCGGCTACAACACCATCCGCTACCACCCGGGCACCGGTCCTCTCTCGGGGGGCTCGATCCTGGCGGAGACGACGCTGGATGTTCAGCCCTTCCGGGACGAGGTCCATGGCTCGGTGCGCGTTGACGCCGAGCGCTACTTCCCGATCTATGGGCGCATCAACCTCTCACTGCGCGCCGCCGCTGGCACAACCTACGGCGGACAGCTCGCCAGGCAATTCTACCTCTCCAGCTTCGACACTCTGCGCGGGGTGGAGTTCGGTGACATCGACTATCTGCTGGGCAGCACCTTTGGCTTCGTGAAAACCGAGCTTCGTTTCCCGCTCAACTTCCTCTTGCGCGTGCCACTGCTCGACATCGAAGGGCTGGTGGGCGCGGACTTCGGCGGTACCGGTCAAAATCTCGAAGACCTCTGGCAATGGCGGGCCTTCTCGCCCGTGGCAGGTCTGAACTTCGGACTGGGACCCCTGGTGTTTCGCCTGCACTTTGCCAAACCGATCAATATCGGCGCTCCTCGCCTCCCCCGCGATGGCCAGTGGATCACCAACTTCTCGCTGGGCTGGCGCTACTGGTGA
- a CDS encoding ATP-dependent helicase — MKTYKLNPTPGSASGLDFERDLNDEQRQVVTAGSGPLLVIAGAGTGKTHTLTYRVAYLVSKGVPPENILLLTFTNRAARAMTSRASALITTDVTRQWSGTFHSVANRILREHAPLLGYPRDYTIIDGEDAQTLMKSCIAEAGVGHLDRKLPRASMLTRLLSTTLNTGVSLSDALFERYPYFAHLVTPIEKILRLYQIRKHEMGLMDFDDLLVSWHRLLTEHPEVRRHYATRFEHILVDEYQDTNQLQGAIVDLMASVHGNLMVVGDDCQSIYAFRGADYRNILEFPERYPDARQYRLEINYRSTPQILELANRSIRYNIHQFQKTLRADRPGGPLPAHIHVRDPNQQAAFVCQRILELVDEGTELSNIAVLYRSHHHSLELQLEMTRCEIPFVVRSGLRFFEQAHIKDALSYLRFLFNPRDELAFLRLVRQWYGIGNKRAQDIWLFLSSQPDALAALDDPALLESLGGRAKSSWERASTLLTQLRSERLATGPDQLLTTLLRSDFKDHIQSSYDQADNRIADLEQLANYAAQYESLDHLLGEISLLSGISGQEIGVGEAFDDQFVCLSSVHQAKGLEWDAVFILSLSDGEFPHQSASQDQEQMEEERRLFYVATTRAKRDLHLCHPLIKTTRDRTPVVLRESPFVQELRDESYVEQRPLPWEDWKIEA; from the coding sequence GTGAAGACCTACAAACTCAACCCCACCCCCGGCTCGGCCTCCGGCCTGGACTTTGAGCGCGACTTAAACGACGAGCAGCGCCAGGTGGTCACCGCTGGCTCCGGGCCCCTTCTGGTCATCGCCGGGGCGGGCACCGGAAAGACCCACACCCTGACCTATCGGGTGGCCTACCTGGTTTCAAAGGGCGTGCCGCCGGAGAACATCCTTCTCTTAACCTTCACCAACCGCGCCGCCCGAGCGATGACCAGCCGCGCCAGTGCCCTGATCACCACCGACGTGACTCGCCAGTGGAGCGGCACCTTTCACTCCGTGGCCAACCGCATCCTGCGCGAGCACGCTCCGCTTTTGGGCTACCCCAGAGATTACACGATCATCGACGGCGAAGACGCCCAGACCCTGATGAAGTCCTGCATCGCTGAGGCCGGCGTCGGTCATCTCGATCGTAAGCTCCCCCGCGCCAGCATGCTCACGCGACTGTTGAGCACCACGCTCAACACCGGCGTCTCCCTCTCCGATGCCCTCTTCGAGCGCTACCCCTACTTCGCGCACCTGGTCACGCCGATCGAGAAGATCCTCCGCCTCTATCAGATCCGTAAACACGAGATGGGACTGATGGATTTTGACGATCTTCTCGTGAGCTGGCATCGCCTGCTGACCGAGCATCCGGAAGTACGCCGCCACTACGCCACGCGTTTCGAACACATTCTGGTCGACGAGTACCAGGATACCAACCAGCTCCAGGGCGCCATCGTCGATCTGATGGCTTCGGTGCACGGCAACCTCATGGTCGTGGGCGACGACTGCCAGTCGATCTACGCCTTTCGCGGCGCGGACTATCGCAACATCCTGGAGTTTCCCGAGCGCTACCCCGACGCCCGCCAGTACCGTCTGGAGATCAACTACCGCTCCACCCCGCAGATTCTGGAGCTGGCCAACCGCTCGATCCGCTACAACATCCACCAGTTCCAGAAAACGCTGCGCGCCGACCGGCCCGGGGGGCCTCTGCCGGCGCACATTCACGTGCGCGACCCCAATCAGCAGGCGGCCTTTGTCTGCCAGCGCATCCTGGAGCTCGTCGATGAGGGCACCGAACTGAGTAACATCGCCGTGCTCTACCGCTCCCACCACCACTCGCTGGAGCTTCAGCTGGAGATGACCCGCTGCGAGATCCCCTTTGTGGTGCGCTCCGGGCTGCGCTTCTTCGAGCAGGCTCACATCAAAGATGCGCTCAGCTACCTGCGCTTTTTGTTTAACCCCCGCGACGAGCTGGCGTTTCTTCGTCTGGTGCGCCAGTGGTACGGCATCGGCAACAAACGCGCCCAGGACATCTGGCTCTTCTTAAGCTCGCAGCCCGACGCCCTGGCCGCCCTCGACGATCCGGCGCTTCTCGAAAGCCTGGGCGGACGGGCGAAGTCCTCGTGGGAACGCGCCTCAACGCTGCTCACCCAGCTTCGCTCCGAGCGTCTGGCCACCGGCCCCGACCAACTCCTGACCACCCTGCTTCGGAGCGACTTCAAAGATCATATCCAGAGCAGCTACGACCAGGCCGACAACCGCATCGCTGACCTGGAGCAGCTCGCCAACTACGCTGCCCAGTACGAATCGCTCGATCATCTCCTCGGTGAGATCAGCCTGCTCTCGGGCATCTCCGGTCAGGAGATCGGCGTGGGCGAAGCCTTCGACGATCAGTTCGTCTGCTTAAGTTCCGTGCACCAGGCCAAGGGCCTGGAGTGGGACGCGGTATTCATCCTCAGCTTAAGCGACGGGGAGTTTCCCCATCAGAGCGCCTCCCAGGATCAGGAGCAGATGGAAGAAGAGCGGCGCCTCTTTTATGTGGCCACCACCCGCGCCAAACGTGATCTTCATCTCTGCCATCCCCTCATTAAGACCACCCGCGACCGCACCCCGGTGGTGCTACGCGAGTCGCCCTTTGTGCAGGAGCTGCGTGATGAGTCCTACGTCGAGCAACGCCCGCTCCCCTGGGAAGACTGGAAGATCGAGGCCTGA
- a CDS encoding 16S rRNA (uracil(1498)-N(3))-methyltransferase produces MRRVPLTPEIFDFLSDAAHRERFVLPEQASHYVRTVLRLPPGAPVELFDGSGRLARATLVECDADQVIAQVDAPRISERGESSVQWVLFQAIPKGDRWEWLLEKATELGVDAIVPLATRRGVVQLSDDRFEKKRARWEKIIAGAARQCRRAKIPSLHAPLPPERALESHPCDTHLVAHLGHGMTAVHDALERRASEGDAIARAGLWVGPEGGFEEAEVDAILNAGGAPITLGPRVLRAETAGLTLLTLAQNALGEL; encoded by the coding sequence ATGCGACGCGTCCCCCTGACTCCTGAGATATTCGATTTCCTGAGCGACGCCGCCCATCGCGAGCGTTTTGTGCTCCCCGAGCAGGCCTCCCACTACGTGCGCACCGTGCTGCGCCTGCCTCCCGGCGCGCCCGTCGAACTCTTCGATGGCAGCGGGCGCCTGGCCCGCGCCACACTTGTTGAATGTGACGCCGATCAGGTTATCGCGCAGGTGGACGCCCCGCGCATCAGTGAGCGCGGGGAGTCCTCGGTGCAGTGGGTGCTCTTTCAGGCCATCCCCAAGGGCGACCGCTGGGAGTGGTTGCTCGAAAAAGCAACCGAGCTCGGTGTCGACGCCATCGTCCCTCTGGCCACTCGCCGCGGCGTGGTGCAGCTCTCCGACGATCGTTTTGAGAAGAAGCGCGCACGCTGGGAGAAGATCATCGCCGGTGCCGCTCGCCAGTGCCGTCGCGCAAAGATCCCCAGCCTGCATGCCCCGCTTCCTCCGGAGCGCGCGCTTGAGTCGCATCCCTGCGACACCCACCTGGTGGCGCATCTGGGCCACGGCATGACCGCGGTGCACGACGCTCTGGAGCGGCGCGCATCCGAGGGCGACGCCATCGCTCGGGCCGGCTTGTGGGTGGGGCCCGAGGGCGGGTTCGAAGAAGCCGAGGTCGACGCCATCTTGAACGCCGGCGGCGCCCCAATCACCCTGGGCCCGCGCGTGCTTCGCGCGGAAACCGCCGGGCTCACGCTCCTCACCCTGGCCCAAAACGCCCTGGGCGAGCTCTAA